The window ACGGTCTTGACTCAGAAGCTGAAGGAGTAATCATTACAGAAGTCGGCAGAAATTCACCGGCCTATAATGCAGGTCTCCGCGAAGGTGATTTAATCTTAGAGGTAAACGCCCAAGAAGTTATGAGTCCTGAAGACGCAGCACGGGCACTCGGCAATGAAGACACACTTGTATTGATGATCGAACGTGATGGAGCTACATATTTTGTGCAGATAGACAAGACTTCAAGCAAAAAATAGCTTCATTTAAAGCACTCCGGCAGAGTCGTAAGAAAAATTGCGGCCCTGCTTTTTTTCGTGCGTTATTGTGCCTCGACTCCGTGTGATTTCTTGCCAGTCTCAAATTCGTATAAGCTCCTGAAATTGCCCTCTATCATGTCGCGGACATCCTCGCGCGTATAAAATGCTGTGTGAGGCGATATTATTACGTTCGGGAAAGATCTAAGCACCGCTAATTTGTGATTAATCATTACTTCGCCCATGAGATCATAATAATATAAACCGTTTTCAAATTCGAGAACGTCAAGTGCTGCACCGCCGAGCTTCCCTGACTCTATGCCCATAATAAGCGCGTCAGAGTCAATTAATTTTCCACGTGCAGTGTTGATTATATAAGCGTCGTCCTTCATTTGTGAAATAGTTTTCTTGTTGATTATGTGATAATTTTCTTCGTTTGCGTTCATGTGAAGTGAAATAATGTCTGACTCTGCTAAAATTTCATCGAGACTGACATATTTTGCGATTTTCTTTGCGCGTTCATTCTGGTAAACGTCATAAGCAAGCAGTTTACAGCCAAAACCGGTTAAATGCTCTAATACAGTTGTCCCGATTCGTCCTGTGCCTAAGATTCCTACTGTGCATTGCGAAAAGTCCCGGCCGATTTTATTTTTCAGCGAGTAATCTTGCAGTTCAGCGCGTTTAATTATATGAGCAAACCTCCGAACACTCGCAAGCATTAACATAATTGCATAATCAGCGACTCCTGTCGGTGTATAGCTGACTGTGTCGACCTTCATATTAAGTTCACGGGCGCGCTTTAAATCTACGTGATCATAGCCTATTGAACGGCAGAGAATATATTTTACGCCTAAATCATGAAACTTTTCGAGAG is drawn from Synergistaceae bacterium and contains these coding sequences:
- a CDS encoding D-lactate dehydrogenase VanH-A, with translation MKICFYALREYDELEFCHEMKAKYGVDYVYSTSYPDDKNFSLASGCEGISCTPCDMSAKTLEKFHDLGVKYILCRSIGYDHVDLKRARELNMKVDTVSYTPTGVADYAIMLMLASVRRFAHIIKRAELQDYSLKNKIGRDFSQCTVGILGTGRIGTTVLEHLTGFGCKLLAYDVYQNERAKKIAKYVSLDEILAESDIISLHMNANEENYHIINKKTISQMKDDAYIINTARGKLIDSDALIMGIESGKLGGAALDVLEFENGLYYYDLMGEVMINHKLAVLRSFPNVIISPHTAFYTREDVRDMIEGNFRSLYEFETGKKSHGVEAQ